The following are from one region of the Pseudodesulfovibrio piezophilus C1TLV30 genome:
- a CDS encoding efflux RND transporter permease subunit → MDIVKASIEKPVAVLVGVILVVMFGTIALATLPYQLSPNVTEPIITVSTNWTGATPFEIERDIVEEQEKVLKGIPGLIEMESSSFNSLAELSLKFEIGTDIDSALLRVSNKLDEVPEYPDNADRPIVSATGASTSPVIWMILKTLPGNDREVQTYRTYFENDIRQYLERIKGVADLFVGGGRENEMQIIVDPVRLAAYNMTIPQLIEILQNENISVSAGSLGVGRRDYRIRTPAEFKSEEEMESLVLSSSGEYRFTLGDVASVQRGNEKATVAMLHNGDSAMAIGVKPESGANVIEMTDAVKKVVDGLNEGKLKDNGIHLDWVYDQRPYINGAIDLVQENIIIGSILAIVVLFVFLQSISATIIVAVSIPVSIIGAFIIFAAAGRSLNVISMAGISFAVGMLVDNAIVVLENIDRHRGMGKNALAAAYDGASEVWGAVLASTLTTVAVFLPVVFMEQEAGQLFKDIAIAVTCAITLSLFVSVLVIPMLARQFYGIAERRSGGKESGPRAPVSLSLLKRLLAPLSTLGSKMSNGIMALLDRCISSTGSRLLTVLSLTLASILMVWAFFPKMEYLPQGNRNLVISILIPPPGLSYEERLDIGKHVFNDTKELFGKEVDGLPSVRDMFFVSAPTINLFGAISGDEQRAGELTPFFNRLLNSIPGMFGVSIQASIFEQGLGKGRVIDVDISGPELEPIVAAAGTMFGMAMQEIPNSQIRPVPSLELLYPEVRLIPDRDRVRAAGLSTKDLGVAVDVILDGRTIGDFKEEGKKKIDLILKGSNKDISTPEELYSSLVAVPQGWAVPVSSLAKLQRTNSMNQIRHLERQRTISLQVTPPKDMPLQLAMETIQNKLIPEVRQMGLLDGLTVRLSGAADKLTVTRNALQWNFLLAIVITYLLMSALFGNFIYPLIILFTVPLAGAGGFLGLKLENVFIAQQPLDILTMLGFVILIGVVVNNAILIVHQSLGNIREHGMEHKAAILEATRTRLRPIYMSAATSVFGMLPLAIAPGPGSELYRGLGAVVLGGLALSTIFTVFVIPALLMFVIRMEKVGNMTE, encoded by the coding sequence ATGGATATAGTTAAAGCCTCAATCGAGAAGCCGGTTGCCGTCCTTGTGGGTGTCATCCTTGTGGTCATGTTCGGCACCATTGCTCTTGCCACACTACCGTATCAGCTCTCTCCCAATGTCACGGAACCGATCATTACAGTCTCCACCAATTGGACCGGAGCAACTCCATTTGAGATCGAACGCGATATTGTGGAGGAGCAGGAAAAGGTGCTCAAGGGGATACCCGGTCTCATCGAAATGGAAAGTTCGAGCTTTAATAGTCTGGCAGAACTCTCCCTGAAATTTGAAATCGGGACAGATATCGATTCCGCTTTGCTGCGTGTGTCGAACAAGCTGGATGAAGTGCCGGAATACCCGGATAATGCCGATAGGCCTATTGTCTCGGCCACAGGAGCTTCAACTTCTCCGGTCATCTGGATGATCCTCAAAACGTTGCCGGGCAATGACAGGGAGGTCCAGACATACAGGACGTACTTTGAAAATGATATCCGTCAATATCTGGAACGCATCAAGGGAGTTGCCGATCTTTTCGTCGGTGGTGGTCGGGAAAATGAGATGCAGATCATCGTTGATCCGGTGCGCCTCGCTGCCTACAATATGACCATCCCCCAGTTGATCGAAATTCTTCAGAACGAAAATATCTCCGTTTCAGCCGGATCGCTTGGTGTTGGGCGTAGGGACTACCGGATTCGGACTCCTGCCGAGTTCAAATCCGAAGAGGAAATGGAGTCCCTCGTGTTATCCTCGTCAGGTGAATATCGGTTTACCCTTGGGGATGTAGCATCCGTTCAGCGGGGAAATGAAAAAGCCACTGTGGCTATGCTGCACAACGGTGATTCTGCCATGGCTATCGGTGTTAAACCGGAATCCGGTGCCAACGTCATCGAAATGACCGATGCCGTGAAAAAAGTCGTGGACGGACTGAACGAGGGGAAGCTCAAAGACAACGGCATTCACTTGGATTGGGTGTATGATCAGCGTCCATATATCAATGGGGCCATCGATTTGGTTCAGGAAAATATCATTATTGGATCAATCCTGGCCATTGTTGTGCTTTTTGTCTTTCTGCAATCGATTTCTGCGACCATTATTGTTGCTGTTTCCATTCCGGTTTCGATTATTGGGGCTTTCATCATTTTTGCAGCTGCCGGGCGATCGCTGAATGTCATCTCCATGGCTGGTATCTCGTTTGCTGTTGGAATGCTCGTGGATAATGCTATTGTTGTCCTTGAGAATATTGACCGACATCGAGGTATGGGCAAAAACGCGCTGGCTGCGGCATATGACGGGGCCAGTGAAGTCTGGGGAGCGGTGCTCGCCTCCACTCTGACGACGGTTGCAGTTTTCCTGCCTGTTGTTTTCATGGAACAGGAAGCAGGGCAGTTATTCAAGGATATCGCTATCGCGGTGACCTGTGCCATTACCTTGTCCCTGTTTGTTTCCGTTCTGGTCATTCCCATGCTGGCGCGCCAGTTTTATGGTATCGCGGAAAGGCGGAGCGGGGGAAAGGAGAGTGGGCCTCGTGCTCCGGTCTCCTTATCTCTATTGAAACGTCTTCTTGCTCCCCTATCCACCTTGGGAAGTAAAATGTCCAATGGGATCATGGCACTGCTTGACCGTTGCATTTCCAGCACGGGGAGTCGCCTGCTGACTGTGCTCAGCTTGACATTGGCCTCTATCCTCATGGTCTGGGCCTTCTTTCCAAAGATGGAATATTTGCCGCAGGGCAATCGAAATCTTGTCATCTCCATATTGATTCCGCCGCCAGGCCTTTCGTACGAGGAACGGCTTGATATCGGCAAACATGTCTTCAATGATACGAAGGAACTCTTCGGAAAAGAAGTTGATGGGCTGCCCAGCGTGCGGGACATGTTCTTTGTTTCCGCGCCGACCATCAACCTTTTTGGTGCCATCTCCGGTGATGAACAGCGGGCTGGCGAATTGACTCCGTTCTTCAATCGGCTGCTTAATTCAATTCCCGGCATGTTCGGTGTGTCCATTCAGGCATCGATATTTGAGCAGGGACTGGGCAAGGGACGAGTGATCGATGTTGACATCTCCGGTCCTGAGTTGGAACCCATTGTGGCTGCAGCCGGAACCATGTTCGGTATGGCGATGCAGGAGATTCCCAATTCACAGATACGCCCTGTGCCCTCTCTCGAGTTACTGTATCCCGAGGTGCGTTTGATCCCTGATCGGGATCGAGTTCGTGCGGCCGGATTGTCTACTAAGGACCTTGGTGTGGCTGTGGATGTCATTTTGGACGGACGCACGATTGGCGACTTCAAGGAAGAGGGGAAAAAGAAAATCGATTTGATCCTGAAAGGCTCGAACAAGGATATCTCAACGCCTGAAGAACTGTACTCGTCACTGGTTGCTGTTCCGCAGGGATGGGCTGTCCCGGTTTCGTCGCTGGCCAAGCTTCAGAGGACGAACTCGATGAATCAGATTCGTCATCTGGAAAGACAGCGGACGATTTCTCTTCAGGTGACGCCACCCAAGGATATGCCTCTGCAGTTGGCCATGGAGACGATTCAGAACAAGTTGATCCCCGAAGTTCGGCAGATGGGTTTGCTGGATGGTTTGACCGTGCGTCTTTCCGGTGCAGCGGATAAGTTGACCGTGACCAGAAATGCGTTGCAGTGGAACTTCCTGTTGGCCATTGTCATCACGTATCTGTTGATGTCTGCACTTTTCGGCAATTTCATTTATCCGCTGATCATTCTCTTTACCGTACCGCTTGCCGGTGCTGGAGGATTTCTCGGATTGAAGCTGGAGAATGTCTTCATAGCCCAACAACCTCTTGATATCCTGACAATGCTTGGTTTTGTCATTCTTATCGGTGTGGTGGTGAATAATGCTATTTTGATTGTTCACCAGTCGTTGGGCAATATCAGGGAACATGGTATGGAGCACAAGGCGGCTATTCTTGAAGCCACACGAACCCGACTCCGTCCTATCTACATGTCTGCGGCCACGTCGGTTTTTGGAATGCTCCCTCTGGCCATTGCCCCTGGTCCCGGCTCCGAACTGTATAGAGGACTCGGTGCTGTTGTTCTTGGTGGTCTGGCCCTTTCCACGATCTTCACGGTGTTCGTGATCCCGGCATTGCTGATGTTTGTCATCCGCATGGAGAAAGTTGGGAATATGACAGAATAG
- a CDS encoding efflux RND transporter periplasmic adaptor subunit — translation MNSILKPLFITLAVLCMAVPALAQDGGRPPSPVVVSKVTKGDMAPQSEFIGTVYFTEISNVASEVTGKVVDIKVTDGQRVSKGDVMVVLSSSLLEKTIRNARALALQAKADFESAQLEHERVSALFKTRSVAEGEFDSKRLTADALQYQYEARQATLAQLQEEAEKKRIRAPYDGVVIDVKANRGEWMSVGSVVVVTARDDEYEVVVNAPKEAFGVVKPGLKVGVKVSGGELPGEVFAVVPKGDVATRTFPVKIRVDNNGSLAEGMEARVSLPRGLGGETMIVSRDAVISAQGQQVVWAVLDGKATPIPVYVVGFRGLFAGVKSEKLQEGMDIVVKGNERLRPGQPVAAQPQNDKIQQGS, via the coding sequence ATGAATTCAATACTAAAGCCTCTTTTCATTACTCTGGCAGTGCTGTGCATGGCTGTGCCCGCACTGGCTCAGGATGGAGGCCGTCCTCCGTCTCCGGTTGTTGTATCCAAGGTCACGAAGGGCGATATGGCTCCTCAGTCAGAGTTTATCGGTACAGTGTATTTTACGGAGATTTCAAATGTGGCATCAGAAGTCACAGGCAAGGTCGTTGATATCAAGGTGACGGATGGTCAGCGTGTCAGCAAAGGGGACGTTATGGTCGTTCTTTCCTCTTCGCTGCTGGAAAAAACTATCCGCAACGCCCGAGCCCTGGCGCTTCAGGCCAAGGCAGACTTCGAGTCCGCCCAATTGGAACACGAACGGGTGTCTGCCCTGTTCAAAACTCGTTCCGTTGCCGAAGGGGAGTTTGACTCCAAACGTCTGACTGCGGATGCATTGCAATATCAATACGAAGCCCGCCAGGCGACCTTGGCCCAGCTTCAGGAAGAAGCGGAGAAAAAACGTATTCGTGCTCCCTATGATGGCGTTGTTATTGATGTGAAGGCCAACCGTGGCGAATGGATGTCTGTTGGGTCCGTTGTTGTCGTAACCGCTCGTGATGATGAATATGAAGTGGTTGTGAACGCTCCCAAGGAAGCATTCGGTGTGGTCAAGCCAGGACTGAAAGTCGGGGTCAAGGTGTCTGGTGGTGAATTGCCGGGTGAAGTTTTTGCAGTGGTCCCCAAGGGGGACGTCGCAACACGGACTTTCCCGGTTAAAATTCGTGTGGATAACAATGGTTCTTTGGCAGAAGGTATGGAAGCTCGAGTCAGCCTGCCGCGAGGATTGGGCGGAGAGACCATGATTGTTTCAAGAGATGCAGTTATTTCCGCACAGGGACAGCAGGTCGTCTGGGCTGTTCTTGATGGTAAAGCCACGCCAATCCCTGTCTACGTTGTCGGATTTCGGGGGCTTTTCGCAGGCGTCAAATCCGAGAAGCTCCAGGAAGGCATGGACATCGTCGTTAAAGGGAATGAGCGCCTTCGCCCTGGGCAACCCGTTGCTGCCCAGCCTCAGAATGACAAGATTCAGCAGGGATCATAG
- a CDS encoding MarR family winged helix-turn-helix transcriptional regulator gives MVDPKFRCTYNHPMSIKHFNPRDSLGFLTWKVSRLATRELAARFAKSDIDVTVEQWRALIPLYKKDGLSQGTLCDLMSQEKTGVCRLVAALEKHGFVRRESCKEDRRVKFLFITKAGRELVDSSLDLAVASREDLVDHIDEDDLAICMRVLWQIIEPTLEADSICPEHIKDSRERS, from the coding sequence GTGGTTGACCCCAAGTTTCGTTGCACATACAACCATCCGATGTCTATCAAGCACTTCAATCCAAGGGACTCCTTGGGATTTTTGACATGGAAAGTCTCTCGCCTGGCAACGCGGGAATTGGCTGCCCGTTTTGCGAAAAGTGACATAGATGTCACAGTGGAGCAGTGGCGGGCTCTGATTCCCTTATATAAGAAGGATGGGCTTTCTCAAGGCACGCTTTGTGATTTGATGTCGCAGGAAAAGACAGGCGTTTGCCGTTTGGTTGCAGCCCTGGAAAAGCATGGTTTTGTCAGACGGGAATCCTGCAAGGAAGACCGAAGGGTTAAATTCCTTTTCATAACCAAAGCGGGAAGAGAGTTGGTGGATTCCTCATTGGATTTGGCCGTGGCCAGCCGTGAGGATCTTGTCGACCATATTGACGAAGACGATCTCGCGATCTGCATGCGAGTCCTATGGCAGATTATCGAACCGACCCTGGAAGCGGATTCCATCTGTCCTGAACATATAAAAGATTCGAGAGAAAGATCATGA
- a CDS encoding UvrD-helicase domain-containing protein yields the protein MERFTADLHIHSRFSRATSKTLTIRSLAAWGRIKGLNVLGTGDFTHPEWLAEIDEQLVDKGDGLLVLRDDTGLEKEIPTFEGNIPGRTRFMLQTEISSIYKRGGKVRKVHNLVYMPNLDAVRRFNQKLGEVGNLLSDGRPILGLDCRDLMDMVLECDPQAFLVPAHIWTPWFSLFGSKSGFDSIRECYGDYAQEIFAMETGLSSDPEMNWTWSELDRIKLISNSDAHSGEKLGREANFFRGEVSYEGIYRALRSEGLGHKFLGTVEFFPEEGKYHMDGHRKCGVLMDPHETIARGGMCPVCGKPVTVGVYNRILELADRQEPLKPAGAANFVSLIPLKEVLSEVVGVGPNSKKVNTLYMRLIREFGNELDILQRVPPEDLNKYSCSLGEGITRMRDGNVIRKPGFDGEFGVISVFTDKERAEIKNGATLISIPQKKKDTPREEAPMTCVPMGKAASKDKPLSFNKAQQKAIKAGPGPVLVLAGPGTGKTQTLMGRVAHLIDKGEAPLRILALTFTRRAAQEMRDRMKELRGNSAEMPQAGTLHALCFDYWKHAYNETPIVLPESAAKKLFADVNPEFSGKNLDYHWNRYNLGREQLTDIPEDLADAHINYGNQKNHWDLVDYTDLLEFMLEQSGAPTFKLPYRHVLVDEVQDLTPLQLAVIRGIAGESGKGVFCIGDPKQSIYGFRGAAGDVAKRLTQIWGNIKTVTLLENYRSGQNILDGSTMLFPDEPKLHSNLDIAGTIHFFEAPDGVREANWISDKIKELIGTTSHSLADSEGHGELAPGDIAVLVRFKALIPSIDKALKRAGIPCSTPELDGFWQEPRVASLLRAAQRFLGMALDAPDSELEDVTDSDADDKNELVSIPDHILAKGPVGLAAYLAETPPFDQFFWESRQFKELKLEFDRRGGWQGLVNWVSLQTELELVRRSAEKVQIMTLHASKGLEFDAVFMPACEEGILPFAGMDLLTAKVTLTPGRGQRFPEERRLMYVGMTRAKRTLYISRAEQRQIYGRTLHLPPSRYLREIPEGLVTHSTLAAKKVTKEKQLGLLD from the coding sequence ATGGAACGATTTACTGCAGACCTGCACATACATTCCCGTTTTTCCAGGGCGACAAGCAAGACCCTCACTATACGAAGCCTTGCCGCATGGGGCCGAATCAAGGGACTTAATGTCCTCGGCACCGGGGATTTCACCCATCCTGAGTGGCTTGCAGAGATTGATGAACAGCTTGTGGACAAAGGGGACGGTCTTCTTGTCCTGCGAGATGATACAGGACTGGAAAAAGAAATTCCAACCTTCGAAGGAAACATCCCCGGCCGTACACGGTTCATGCTTCAAACCGAAATCAGCTCCATCTACAAGCGCGGCGGCAAAGTCCGCAAAGTCCATAACCTTGTATACATGCCCAATCTTGATGCTGTTCGACGCTTCAATCAAAAATTGGGCGAAGTCGGCAACCTGTTGTCGGACGGTCGCCCTATCCTCGGTTTGGATTGCCGCGATCTGATGGACATGGTCCTTGAATGCGACCCTCAGGCATTTCTCGTTCCTGCCCACATCTGGACACCATGGTTCTCACTTTTCGGTTCCAAATCAGGATTCGACTCCATTAGGGAATGCTATGGAGACTATGCCCAGGAAATCTTCGCCATGGAGACTGGGCTGTCATCGGACCCTGAAATGAACTGGACATGGAGTGAATTGGACAGGATCAAACTCATTTCGAATTCCGATGCTCACTCCGGTGAAAAGCTCGGCCGCGAGGCGAATTTTTTCCGTGGAGAGGTCTCATATGAAGGCATCTATCGAGCACTCAGAAGTGAAGGGTTAGGTCATAAATTTCTCGGCACTGTCGAATTTTTCCCCGAAGAAGGGAAATATCACATGGATGGGCATCGAAAATGCGGTGTGCTTATGGACCCGCATGAAACCATAGCACGCGGTGGCATGTGCCCAGTCTGCGGCAAACCCGTGACTGTCGGCGTATATAACAGAATTCTAGAACTGGCGGATCGCCAGGAGCCGCTCAAGCCAGCCGGAGCCGCAAATTTTGTCTCGCTGATTCCGCTCAAGGAAGTCCTGTCTGAAGTCGTGGGGGTCGGTCCCAACTCCAAGAAAGTGAACACCTTGTATATGCGACTCATCAGGGAATTCGGCAATGAGCTGGATATTCTGCAACGAGTCCCACCCGAAGATTTGAATAAATACTCCTGCTCCCTGGGCGAAGGCATTACCCGCATGCGAGATGGAAACGTCATCCGCAAACCGGGGTTTGACGGCGAATTCGGCGTCATCTCGGTCTTCACCGATAAGGAACGGGCTGAAATAAAGAACGGAGCCACGCTCATTTCCATCCCGCAAAAGAAAAAAGATACTCCAAGAGAAGAAGCACCCATGACGTGTGTCCCAATGGGCAAGGCTGCCAGTAAGGACAAGCCTCTTTCTTTCAACAAGGCTCAACAGAAAGCCATCAAGGCTGGTCCTGGCCCTGTTCTGGTCCTTGCCGGGCCTGGAACCGGCAAGACACAAACCCTCATGGGACGAGTGGCGCACCTGATCGACAAGGGAGAAGCTCCCCTGCGAATTCTCGCTCTGACTTTCACCAGAAGGGCAGCTCAGGAAATGCGCGATCGCATGAAGGAACTCCGTGGAAATAGTGCAGAAATGCCACAAGCTGGAACGCTCCACGCCCTCTGCTTTGATTACTGGAAGCACGCCTATAATGAAACGCCAATCGTACTGCCTGAATCCGCCGCCAAAAAACTCTTTGCCGACGTGAATCCGGAATTCTCAGGAAAGAATCTCGACTACCACTGGAATAGATATAATCTCGGGCGAGAGCAACTGACCGATATCCCCGAAGACCTTGCCGATGCCCATATCAACTACGGAAATCAAAAAAACCACTGGGATTTGGTGGACTATACCGATCTCCTGGAATTCATGCTGGAGCAGTCGGGCGCACCCACTTTCAAGCTGCCCTACCGCCATGTTCTGGTAGACGAAGTACAAGACCTCACCCCTTTGCAACTCGCTGTAATTCGTGGAATAGCTGGAGAATCAGGCAAAGGGGTCTTCTGCATCGGCGACCCCAAACAATCCATCTATGGATTCCGAGGCGCAGCAGGTGATGTTGCAAAGCGGCTCACCCAAATATGGGGAAATATCAAGACAGTGACCCTGCTTGAAAACTATCGATCCGGACAAAATATCCTCGACGGATCGACCATGCTCTTCCCTGATGAACCCAAGCTGCATTCCAACCTCGACATAGCAGGCACCATACATTTTTTTGAAGCCCCGGATGGCGTTCGTGAAGCAAACTGGATCAGCGACAAGATAAAAGAATTGATCGGGACAACCAGCCATTCACTTGCCGACTCAGAAGGCCATGGAGAACTTGCTCCGGGAGATATCGCGGTACTGGTCCGCTTCAAGGCTTTGATCCCGTCCATTGACAAGGCACTCAAACGAGCTGGAATTCCCTGCTCAACACCGGAATTGGACGGCTTCTGGCAAGAGCCAAGGGTAGCATCGCTCCTACGAGCTGCTCAGAGATTTCTCGGTATGGCTCTGGATGCTCCGGACAGCGAGCTTGAAGATGTCACGGACAGCGATGCAGACGACAAGAACGAACTTGTCAGCATCCCTGACCATATCCTTGCCAAAGGACCGGTAGGACTTGCCGCATACCTGGCAGAAACACCCCCCTTTGATCAATTTTTCTGGGAAAGTCGCCAGTTCAAAGAATTGAAACTGGAATTTGACCGACGTGGCGGCTGGCAAGGACTTGTCAACTGGGTCAGTCTCCAGACTGAATTGGAGTTAGTGCGCCGCTCAGCCGAAAAAGTCCAGATCATGACGCTGCATGCTTCCAAGGGGCTTGAATTCGATGCTGTTTTCATGCCCGCTTGCGAAGAAGGTATCCTTCCCTTTGCCGGAATGGACCTGCTGACAGCAAAAGTGACACTGACACCGGGACGAGGACAACGTTTCCCGGAAGAACGGCGTCTCATGTACGTCGGCATGACGCGGGCAAAACGAACCCTGTATATCAGCCGGGCCGAGCAGAGACAAATATACGGCAGAACCCTGCACCTTCCACCCTCCAGATATCTCAGGGAAATCCCCGAAGGATTGGTGACTCATTCCACCTTGGCCGCAAAAAAGGTTACCAAGGAAAAACAGCTTGGGTTGCTTGATTAA
- the cbiR gene encoding cobamide remodeling phosphodiesterase CbiR, with the protein MENSARKCHSFTPISKQKIGEDFPFTLAAPSFVIPAGAAENARFLADFFSEIGLLFFETEACLKYSEADLPPDLASLPISWHVHLPLDLPWDKGIAAVWDILSKLLDKAAFLSPRTWVLHPPTQPNLLVPLADRFRAYGLDPIDILLENVEETNLAALWPEARSAGYSTCLDLGHIMAYNQYPLLELDGLWESTRMLHIYAPIHGSRHTGLTHLDEEGKALLRLMLSKFRGDTVTLEVFDETEIFQSIETLIRWMSQWSTQN; encoded by the coding sequence ATGGAAAATTCTGCACGAAAATGTCATTCTTTTACCCCGATTTCAAAACAAAAAATCGGGGAAGATTTTCCATTCACCCTTGCGGCACCGTCCTTTGTCATTCCTGCGGGTGCAGCGGAAAACGCCCGTTTTCTCGCAGATTTCTTTTCCGAGATAGGCCTTCTCTTTTTTGAAACAGAAGCCTGCCTGAAGTATTCTGAAGCTGACCTTCCACCGGACCTTGCCAGCCTGCCTATTTCCTGGCACGTTCATCTTCCACTCGACCTCCCTTGGGATAAGGGAATTGCAGCGGTATGGGACATTCTTTCGAAACTTTTAGATAAAGCGGCTTTCCTCTCTCCACGAACCTGGGTTCTGCATCCTCCCACACAACCCAATCTTCTCGTACCTCTTGCTGATCGCTTCCGGGCGTATGGTCTTGATCCAATTGATATCCTGCTGGAAAATGTTGAGGAAACCAACCTTGCAGCCCTCTGGCCTGAAGCACGCAGCGCAGGCTACTCCACCTGCCTGGACCTCGGCCATATCATGGCCTACAATCAGTATCCCCTTTTGGAGTTAGATGGCCTATGGGAGTCCACACGGATGCTCCACATATACGCCCCTATTCACGGAAGTCGACACACAGGCTTGACTCATCTCGACGAGGAAGGCAAAGCACTTCTTCGGTTGATGCTCTCCAAATTTCGCGGTGACACCGTCACTTTGGAAGTTTTCGATGAAACTGAAATATTTCAGTCTATTGAGACCCTCATCCGCTGGATGAGCCAATGGAGCACGCAAAATTGA
- a CDS encoding bifunctional adenosylcobinamide kinase/adenosylcobinamide-phosphate guanylyltransferase, which yields MEHAKLITFVLGGNKSGKSDFALDLLGKRPDPALFIATGKAKDLDFREQIRQHRISRGPELEVMEVCEDLPQALRHVKLKFPSVLVDSLDYWLFECRNAGCEDDKIHEFIALLNNWTDTDLILVSCETGLGPLPVGREVRAFIRSLGALNQKVAKAADQVFLITAGLPITLKQG from the coding sequence ATGGAGCACGCAAAATTGATTACTTTTGTCCTCGGCGGTAACAAATCCGGGAAATCTGACTTTGCGCTCGATTTATTGGGCAAGCGGCCTGATCCGGCACTTTTTATAGCTACTGGCAAGGCAAAAGACCTCGACTTCAGAGAACAAATCCGACAACACCGCATAAGCCGCGGCCCGGAACTAGAAGTCATGGAGGTTTGCGAAGACTTGCCTCAAGCGCTCAGACACGTTAAACTGAAATTTCCTTCTGTGTTGGTCGACAGTCTCGACTATTGGCTTTTTGAATGCCGAAATGCAGGATGCGAAGACGATAAGATTCATGAATTTATTGCTTTACTGAACAATTGGACTGATACTGATTTGATACTGGTCTCATGTGAGACAGGGCTTGGACCACTGCCTGTAGGGCGTGAAGTCCGTGCTTTCATTCGGAGTCTTGGTGCACTGAACCAAAAAGTGGCCAAAGCGGCAGACCAGGTTTTTCTGATTACCGCCGGACTCCCGATAACCCTGAAACAGGGATAG
- a CDS encoding DHH family phosphoesterase, with translation MALFKQLDSQVEQLLSLFNKEDNWLIAINADPDALGSALALRRIMARKVNNIAIGQINEIKRPDNLSMIRYLRIPTQKLIPNLAAQYDKFALVDSQPHHNPEFKNFEFSVVIDHHPISQENLVCADFVDIRPKYGSVCTMMTEYLYNMKIRPAKLLATALMYGIRCDTRTFERKFIDADMSAFKYLSKFADSKLMNRISRSEFHLDWMRYFSRAFYNLRRVGQGLFAHCGNVENPDILVIVADFFTRVHNVPWVVVSGTADDKLVSIYRGDGLRRDMGLMAQKLMNGLGSAGGHKQAARAEVELTDLAGEDPEIFMLKRLGQGTKNTIRRI, from the coding sequence GTGGCACTATTCAAACAGCTGGACAGTCAGGTAGAACAACTCCTGAGCCTGTTCAACAAAGAAGACAACTGGCTGATCGCTATCAACGCCGATCCCGATGCACTCGGCTCGGCGCTTGCGCTGAGACGAATCATGGCCCGCAAGGTCAATAACATCGCCATTGGCCAGATCAACGAGATCAAGCGACCGGACAACCTGTCCATGATCCGCTACCTGCGAATCCCCACCCAGAAACTCATCCCGAACTTGGCAGCACAATACGATAAATTCGCCTTGGTGGATTCCCAACCTCACCACAACCCAGAATTCAAGAACTTCGAGTTTTCCGTGGTCATTGACCACCACCCGATCTCGCAAGAAAATCTTGTATGCGCCGACTTTGTGGACATCCGTCCCAAGTATGGCTCAGTCTGCACCATGATGACGGAGTATCTTTACAACATGAAGATACGCCCGGCAAAACTCCTTGCAACAGCACTCATGTACGGCATCCGGTGCGACACACGAACATTTGAGCGAAAATTTATTGATGCAGACATGTCTGCATTCAAATATCTCAGTAAGTTTGCCGACTCCAAGCTCATGAACCGCATCAGTCGAAGCGAATTCCATCTTGACTGGATGCGTTATTTCTCTCGTGCATTTTATAATCTGCGCCGGGTCGGGCAAGGGCTGTTTGCCCATTGCGGGAATGTGGAAAACCCGGACATCCTTGTCATTGTCGCTGATTTCTTCACTCGAGTTCACAATGTGCCATGGGTTGTTGTCTCCGGTACTGCTGACGACAAACTGGTCTCCATATATCGGGGGGACGGCTTGCGGCGCGATATGGGACTAATGGCGCAAAAGCTGATGAACGGACTGGGGAGCGCCGGAGGCCATAAACAGGCTGCCCGTGCCGAAGTTGAACTGACAGACCTTGCCGGAGAAGATCCGGAAATCTTCATGCTCAAGCGACTCGGCCAAGGTA